From a single Streptomyces sp. NBC_01264 genomic region:
- a CDS encoding pyridoxal phosphate-dependent aminotransferase — protein sequence MTSETPSAERRVSARIGAISESATLAVDAKAKALKAAGRPVIGFGAGEPDFPTPDYIVDAAVEACRNPKYHRYTPAGGLPELKAAIAAKTLRDSGYEVDASQVLVTNGGKQAIYEAFAAILDPGDEVIVPAPYWTTYPESIRLAGGVPVEVVADETTGYRVSVEQLEAARTERTKVVLFVSPSNPTGAVYSEADAEAIGRWAVEKGLWVLTDEIYEHLVYGDAKFVSLPAIVPELADKCIIVNGVAKTYAMTGWRVGWVIGPKDVVKAATNLQSHATSNVSNVAQVAALAAVSGNLDAVHAMRTAFDRRRQTMVRMLNEIDGVFCPTPEGAFYVYPAVKDVLGKEIRGKRPQTSVELAALILDEAEVAVVPGEAFGTPGYLRLSYALGDEDLVEGVSRIQKLLAEAKA from the coding sequence ATGACCTCTGAAACGCCTTCCGCCGAGCGCCGCGTATCCGCCCGTATCGGTGCCATCTCCGAGTCCGCCACCCTCGCCGTCGACGCCAAGGCCAAGGCCCTCAAGGCCGCCGGGCGTCCGGTGATCGGTTTCGGAGCCGGTGAGCCCGACTTCCCGACCCCGGACTACATCGTCGACGCCGCGGTCGAGGCCTGCCGCAACCCCAAGTACCACCGCTACACGCCGGCCGGCGGTCTGCCCGAGCTGAAGGCCGCCATCGCCGCGAAGACGCTGCGCGACTCCGGCTACGAGGTCGACGCGTCCCAGGTGCTGGTGACCAACGGCGGCAAGCAGGCGATCTACGAGGCGTTCGCGGCCATCCTGGACCCGGGTGACGAGGTCATCGTCCCGGCGCCGTACTGGACCACGTACCCGGAGTCGATCCGGCTCGCCGGCGGTGTCCCGGTCGAGGTCGTGGCCGACGAGACCACCGGTTACCGGGTCTCCGTCGAGCAGCTCGAGGCGGCCCGCACCGAGCGTACGAAGGTCGTCCTCTTCGTCTCCCCGTCGAACCCGACCGGCGCCGTCTACTCCGAGGCGGACGCCGAGGCGATCGGCCGCTGGGCCGTCGAGAAGGGCCTGTGGGTCCTGACCGACGAGATCTACGAGCACCTGGTCTACGGCGACGCGAAGTTCGTCTCCCTCCCGGCGATCGTCCCCGAGCTGGCCGACAAGTGCATCATCGTCAACGGCGTCGCCAAGACGTACGCCATGACCGGCTGGCGGGTGGGCTGGGTCATCGGCCCGAAGGACGTGGTCAAGGCCGCGACCAACCTCCAGTCGCACGCCACCTCCAACGTCTCCAACGTGGCCCAGGTCGCGGCGCTGGCCGCCGTCTCCGGCAACCTGGACGCCGTCCACGCGATGCGCACCGCCTTCGACCGCCGCCGCCAGACGATGGTGCGGATGCTGAACGAGATCGACGGCGTCTTCTGCCCGACCCCCGAGGGCGCCTTCTACGTCTACCCGGCGGTCAAGGACGTCCTCGGCAAGGAGATCCGCGGCAAGCGCCCGCAGACCTCCGTCGAGCTCGCGGCCCTGATCCTGGACGAGGCCGAGGTCGCGGTCGTCCCGGGCGAGGCCTTCGGCACCCCCGGCTACCTGCGCCTCTCCTACGCCCTGGGCGACGAGGACCTGGTCGAGGGCGTCTCCCGCATCCAGAAGCTCCTGGCGGAGGCCAAGGCCTAA
- the secE gene encoding preprotein translocase subunit SecE, which produces MTDALGSIDMPDAEDDTREKKARKGGKRGKKGPLGRLALFYRQIVAELRKVVWPTRNQLTTYTTVVIVFVVIMIGLVTVIDYGFQEAIKFVFG; this is translated from the coding sequence GTGACGGACGCCCTGGGCTCCATCGACATGCCTGACGCCGAGGATGACACTCGCGAGAAGAAGGCCCGCAAGGGCGGCAAGCGCGGCAAGAAGGGCCCTCTGGGTCGTCTCGCGCTGTTCTACCGCCAGATCGTCGCGGAACTCCGCAAGGTTGTATGGCCCACTCGCAACCAGCTGACGACGTACACCACTGTGGTGATTGTCTTCGTCGTCATCATGATCGGTCTGGTGACCGTGATTGACTATGGGTTCCAGGAAGCCATCAAGTTCGTCTTCGGCTGA
- the nusG gene encoding transcription termination/antitermination protein NusG yields MSDPNLNASPDSVESVEDALDIVEAADAVDPDEAELADAEAGVAAEEAALHVEGEVDAEAEDDAEAEEADDDESDDAEESDEDASDEDDADEEASDEDDADEEASDEDDAEAVEAADVEPAEPVDPIQALREELRLLPGEWYVIHTYAGYEKRVKANLEQRAVSLNVEDFIYQAEVPEEEIVQIKNGERKNVRQNKLPGYVLVRMDLTNESWGVVRNTPGVTGFVGNAYDPYPLTLDEIVKMLAPELQEKAAKLAAEEAGLPAPAVKRAIEVLDFEVGDSVTVTDGPFATLQATINEINPDSKKVKGLVEIFGRETPVELSFDQIQKN; encoded by the coding sequence GTGTCTGACCCGAACCTGAACGCGAGCCCCGACTCCGTCGAGTCCGTCGAGGACGCGCTCGACATCGTCGAGGCTGCAGACGCTGTGGACCCCGACGAGGCCGAGCTCGCCGACGCCGAGGCGGGTGTCGCCGCCGAAGAGGCCGCGCTGCACGTCGAGGGTGAGGTCGACGCCGAGGCCGAGGACGACGCGGAGGCCGAAGAGGCCGACGACGACGAGTCCGACGACGCCGAGGAGTCCGACGAGGACGCCTCCGACGAGGACGACGCCGACGAAGAGGCCTCCGACGAGGACGACGCCGACGAAGAGGCCTCCGACGAGGACGACGCCGAGGCCGTCGAGGCCGCCGACGTCGAGCCCGCGGAGCCCGTCGACCCCATCCAGGCCCTGCGCGAAGAGCTGCGCCTCCTGCCCGGCGAGTGGTACGTCATCCACACCTACGCCGGCTACGAGAAGCGCGTGAAGGCCAACCTGGAGCAGCGCGCCGTCTCGCTCAACGTCGAGGACTTCATCTACCAGGCCGAGGTGCCCGAGGAAGAGATCGTCCAGATCAAGAACGGCGAGCGCAAGAACGTCCGGCAGAACAAGCTGCCCGGTTACGTTCTCGTCCGCATGGATCTGACGAACGAGTCCTGGGGCGTCGTCCGCAACACCCCCGGCGTCACCGGCTTCGTGGGCAACGCGTACGACCCGTACCCGCTGACCCTGGACGAGATCGTCAAGATGCTCGCTCCGGAGCTGCAGGAGAAGGCCGCCAAGCTGGCAGCGGAAGAGGCCGGCCTGCCGGCGCCCGCCGTCAAGCGCGCCATCGAGGTCCTGGACTTCGAGGTCGGCGACTCGGTCACCGTCACCGACGGCCCGTTCGCGACGCTGCAGGCGACCATCAACGAGATCAACCCGGACTCGAAGAAGGTCAAGGGTCTCGTCGAGATCTTCGGCCGCGAGACCCCGGTCGAGCTCAGCTTCGACCAGATCCAGAAGAACTGA
- the rplK gene encoding 50S ribosomal protein L11, with the protein MPPKKKKVTGLIKLQIKAGAANPAPPVGPALGQHGVNIMEFCKAYNAATESQRGMVVPVEITVYDDRSFTFITKTPPAARLILKSAGVEKGSGEPHKTKVAKLTRDQVREIATLKMPDLNANDIDAAEKIIAGTARSMGITVEG; encoded by the coding sequence ATGCCTCCCAAGAAGAAGAAGGTCACGGGGCTTATCAAGCTCCAGATCAAGGCCGGCGCGGCCAACCCGGCTCCGCCGGTCGGCCCCGCGCTCGGTCAGCACGGCGTCAACATCATGGAGTTCTGCAAGGCCTACAACGCCGCGACCGAGTCGCAGCGTGGCATGGTCGTGCCGGTGGAGATCACGGTCTACGACGACCGCTCCTTCACCTTCATCACCAAGACGCCGCCGGCCGCGCGCCTCATCCTGAAGAGCGCCGGCGTGGAGAAGGGCTCTGGCGAGCCGCACAAGACGAAGGTCGCGAAGCTTACGCGTGACCAGGTTCGCGAGATCGCCACGCTCAAGATGCCTGACCTGAACGCCAACGACATCGACGCGGCCGAGAAGATCATCGCCGGCACCGCGCGTTCGATGGGCATCACGGTCGAAGGCTGA
- the rplA gene encoding 50S ribosomal protein L1, with the protein MKRSKTLRAADAKVDREKQYAPLEAVRLAKETSTTKFDGTVEVAFRLGVDPRKADQMVRGTVNLPHGTGKTARVLVFATGDRAAAAEAAGADIVGDDELINEIAKGNRLNEFDAVVATPDLMGKVGRLGRVLGPRGLMPNPKTGTVTMDVAKAVTEIKGGKIEFRVDKHSNLHFIIGKVSFSDEQLVENYGAALDEILRLKPSAAKGRYIKKAALSTTMGPGILLDSNRTRNLLVEEDPAAV; encoded by the coding sequence GTGAAGCGCAGCAAGACTCTCCGCGCTGCGGACGCCAAGGTCGACCGGGAGAAGCAGTACGCCCCGCTCGAGGCCGTCCGTCTCGCCAAGGAGACCTCCACCACGAAGTTCGACGGCACCGTCGAGGTCGCCTTCCGCCTGGGTGTAGACCCGCGCAAGGCCGACCAGATGGTCCGCGGCACCGTGAACCTCCCGCACGGCACCGGCAAGACCGCCCGGGTCCTGGTCTTCGCGACCGGTGACCGTGCTGCGGCCGCGGAAGCCGCCGGCGCCGACATTGTCGGCGACGACGAGCTCATCAACGAGATCGCCAAGGGCAACCGCCTCAACGAGTTCGACGCCGTTGTCGCCACGCCGGACCTCATGGGCAAGGTCGGCCGCCTCGGCCGCGTGCTCGGTCCCCGTGGCCTGATGCCGAACCCGAAGACCGGCACCGTCACCATGGACGTCGCGAAGGCTGTCACCGAGATCAAGGGTGGCAAGATCGAGTTCCGCGTCGACAAGCACTCGAACCTGCACTTCATCATCGGCAAGGTCTCCTTCTCCGATGAGCAGCTGGTCGAGAACTACGGCGCGGCCCTGGACGAGATCCTTCGTCTGAAGCCGTCCGCCGCGAAGGGCCGCTACATCAAGAAGGCTGCCCTCAGCACCACGATGGGTCCCGGCATCCTGCTGGACTCCAACCGCACCCGGAACCTCCTCGTCGAGGAAGACCCGGCCGCGGTCTGA
- a CDS encoding LppX_LprAFG lipoprotein, whose translation MFAYRNDNRKKTAGAALAAVLLVAGATACESGQKDGTGKAAASQGSAKGAVEVTPAAYLEKVKAKSEEITSLRYSMTGTAQGEQFSGDVSMRLKPSVAMSMNMATSGEGGQKAEIRLLDQVMFIGSEGKWIKFDTKSLDPVMAEQLNSAGGTASKTGENPGDRAGELLRAKDLKLVGEETIDGVKTKHLSGTVTLDELRAALASATPEAKKRQEQSVTALEAQGVKSLALDMWIDASDHTKQVRTRADAAKGPMDTTIKFLDYNQPVEVAAPPADQVVDLAEMMKGSGGS comes from the coding sequence TTGTTCGCGTACCGCAACGACAACCGTAAGAAGACCGCCGGGGCCGCGCTGGCCGCCGTACTGCTCGTGGCCGGAGCCACGGCGTGCGAGAGCGGGCAGAAGGACGGCACCGGGAAGGCGGCGGCCTCCCAGGGCTCCGCGAAGGGCGCCGTGGAGGTGACCCCGGCCGCCTACCTGGAGAAGGTCAAGGCGAAGTCGGAGGAGATCACCTCCCTGCGCTACTCGATGACGGGCACCGCGCAGGGCGAGCAGTTCTCCGGAGACGTGTCCATGCGGCTCAAGCCGTCGGTGGCCATGTCGATGAACATGGCCACCTCGGGCGAGGGCGGGCAGAAGGCCGAGATCCGGCTCCTCGACCAGGTGATGTTCATCGGCTCCGAGGGCAAGTGGATCAAGTTCGACACGAAGAGCCTGGACCCGGTCATGGCGGAGCAGCTGAACAGCGCCGGCGGCACGGCGAGCAAGACCGGCGAGAACCCCGGCGACCGGGCCGGTGAGCTCCTCAGGGCCAAGGACCTCAAGCTCGTCGGCGAGGAGACCATCGACGGGGTGAAGACCAAGCACCTCAGCGGCACGGTCACCCTCGACGAACTGAGGGCCGCGCTGGCCTCCGCGACGCCCGAGGCCAAGAAGCGTCAGGAGCAGTCCGTCACGGCTCTGGAGGCGCAGGGCGTGAAGAGCCTGGCCCTGGACATGTGGATCGACGCATCGGACCACACCAAGCAGGTCCGTACCCGCGCCGACGCGGCCAAGGGTCCGATGGACACGACCATCAAGTTCCTGGACTACAACCAGCCGGTCGAGGTGGCCGCGCCGCCCGCCGACCAGGTCGTCGACCTCGCCGAAATGATGAAGGGCTCGGGCGGAAGCTGA